The following coding sequences lie in one Arabidopsis thaliana chromosome 3, partial sequence genomic window:
- a CDS encoding UDP-Glycosyltransferase superfamily protein (UDP-Glycosyltransferase superfamily protein; FUNCTIONS IN: transferase activity, transferring hexosyl groups, transferase activity, transferring glycosyl groups; INVOLVED IN: metabolic process; LOCATED IN: cellular_component unknown; EXPRESSED IN: inflorescence meristem, hypocotyl, root, flower, guard cell; EXPRESSED DURING: petal differentiation and expansion stage; CONTAINS InterPro DOMAIN/s: UDP-glucuronosyl/UDP-glucosyltransferase (InterPro:IPR002213); BEST Arabidopsis thaliana protein match is: UDP-Glycosyltransferase superfamily protein (TAIR:AT1G50580.1); Has 4885 Blast hits to 4851 proteins in 262 species: Archae - 0; Bacteria - 150; Metazoa - 84; Fungi - 12; Plants - 4629; Viruses - 0; Other Eukaryotes - 10 (source: NCBI BLink).) has product MGSKFHAFLYPWFGFGHMIPYLHLANKLAEKGHRVTFLAPKKAQKQLEPLNLFPNSIHFENVTLPHVDGLPVGAETTADLPNSSKRVLADAMDLLREQIEVKIRSLKPDLIFFDFVDWIPQMAKELGIKSVSYQIISAAFIAMFFAPRAELGSPPPGFPSSKVALRGHDANIYSLFANTRKFLFDRVTTGLKNCDVIAIRTCAEIEGNLCDFIERQCQRKVLLTGPMFLDPQGKSGKPLEDRWNNWLNGFEPSSVVYCAFGTHFFFEIDQFQELCLGMELTGLPFLVAVMPPRGSSTIQEALPEGFEERIKGRGIVWGGWVEQPLILSHPSIGCFVNHCGFGSMWESLVSDCQIVFIPQLVDQVLTTRLLTEELEVSVKVKRDEITGWFSKESLRDTVKSVMDKNSEIGNLVRRNHKKLKETLVSPGLLSSYADKFVDELENHIHSKN; this is encoded by the coding sequence ATGGGGTCAAAGTTTCATGCTTTTCTTTATCcatggtttggttttggtcatATGATTCCGTATCTTCATCTAGCTAACAAATTAGCTGAAAAAGGTCATAGGGTTACTTTCTTGGCTCCCAAGAAAGCTCAGAAACAACTCGAACCTCTCAACTTGTTCCCAAACAGCATTCACTTCGAGAATGTTACTCTTCCTCATGTTGATGGTCTCCCTGTTGGCGCAGAGACAACCGCGGATCTCCCGAACTCATCTAAGAGAGTCCTCGCTGATGCCATGGATCTTCTACGCGAACAGATTGAAGTTAAGATTCGTTCTTTGAAACCTGACCTAATTTTCTTCGATTTTGTTGATTGGATTCCACAAATGGCAAAAGAATTAGGAATCAAAAGTGTAAGTTACCAGATCATATCGGCAGCTTTTATAGCTATGTTTTTCGCTCCTCGTGCTGAATTAGGTTCTCCTCCACCTGGGTTTCCTTCATCAAAAGTAGCATTACGTGGACATGACGCTAACATCTATTCACTCTTCGCAAACACCCGCAAATTTCTCTTTGATCGAGTCACCACAGGCCTTAAGAACTGCGACGTCATTGCCATAAGGACATGTGCAGAAATCGAAGGTAACTTATGTGATTTCATCGAAAGACAATGTCAGAGAAAAGTTCTCTTAACCGGTCCAATGTTCCTTGATCCACAAGGGAAGAGTGGTAAGCCGCTAGAAGATCGATGGAATAATTGGTTAAACGGATTTGAACCAAGCTCGGTAGTGTACTGTGCGTTTGGCACCCATTTCTTTTTCGAGATAGATCAATTTCAAGAACTCTGTTTAGGAATGGAGCTCACGGGTCTACCTTTTTTGGTAGCGGTTATGCCACCGAGAGGGTCTTCAACGATTCAAGAAGCATTACCAGAAGGGTTCGAAGAACGGATTAAAGGGCGTGGAATTGTTTGGGGAGGATGGGTGGAACAACCTTTGATATTGTCTCATCCATCAATAGGTTGCTTTGTGAACCATTGCGGGTTCGGTTCAATGTGGGAGTCTTTGGTTAGTGATTGCCAGATTGTGTTTATTCCACAATTGGTTGATCAAGTTCTCACAACGAGATTGTTGACCGAAGAACTCGAGGTCTCCGTGAAAGTAAAGAGAGATGAAATTACTGGTTGGTTTTCGAAGGAGAGCTTGAGGGATACGGTCAAATCTGTGATGGATAAAAATAGTGAGATTGGGAATCTAGTGAGGAGGAATCATAAGAAACTGAAGGAAACTTTGGTTAGTCCTGGATTGTTGAGTAGTTATGCTGATAAGTTTGTTGACGAATTAGAGAATCATATCCACAGTAAGAATTGA
- a CDS encoding UDP-Glycosyltransferase superfamily protein produces the protein MGSKFHAFLYPWFGFGHMIPYLHLANKLAEKGHRVTFLAPKKAQKQLEPLNLFPNSIHFENVTLPHVDGLPVGAETTADLPNSSKRVLADAMDLLREQIEVKIRSLKPDLIFFDFVDWIPQMAKELGIKSVSYQIISAAFIAMFFAPRAELGSPPPGFPSSKVALRGHDANIYSLFANTRKFLFDRVTTGLKNCDVIAIRTCAEIEGKSGKPLEDRWNNWLNGFEPSSVVYCAFGTHFFFEIDQFQELCLGMELTGLPFLVAVMPPRGSSTIQEALPEGFEERIKGRGIVWGGWVEQPLILSHPSIGCFVNHCGFGSMWESLVSDCQIVFIPQLVDQVLTTRLLTEELEVSVKVKRDEITGWFSKESLRDTVKSVMDKNSEIGNLVRRNHKKLKETLVSPGLLSSYADKFVDELENHIHSKN, from the exons ATGGGGTCAAAGTTTCATGCTTTTCTTTATCcatggtttggttttggtcatATGATTCCGTATCTTCATCTAGCTAACAAATTAGCTGAAAAAGGTCATAGGGTTACTTTCTTGGCTCCCAAGAAAGCTCAGAAACAACTCGAACCTCTCAACTTGTTCCCAAACAGCATTCACTTCGAGAATGTTACTCTTCCTCATGTTGATGGTCTCCCTGTTGGCGCAGAGACAACCGCGGATCTCCCGAACTCATCTAAGAGAGTCCTCGCTGATGCCATGGATCTTCTACGCGAACAGATTGAAGTTAAGATTCGTTCTTTGAAACCTGACCTAATTTTCTTCGATTTTGTTGATTGGATTCCACAAATGGCAAAAGAATTAGGAATCAAAAGTGTAAGTTACCAGATCATATCGGCAGCTTTTATAGCTATGTTTTTCGCTCCTCGTGCTGAATTAGGTTCTCCTCCACCTGGGTTTCCTTCATCAAAAGTAGCATTACGTGGACATGACGCTAACATCTATTCACTCTTCGCAAACACCCGCAAATTTCTCTTTGATCGAGTCACCACAGGCCTTAAGAACTGCGACGTCATTGCCATAAGGACATGTGCAGAAATCGAAG GGAAGAGTGGTAAGCCGCTAGAAGATCGATGGAATAATTGGTTAAACGGATTTGAACCAAGCTCGGTAGTGTACTGTGCGTTTGGCACCCATTTCTTTTTCGAGATAGATCAATTTCAAGAACTCTGTTTAGGAATGGAGCTCACGGGTCTACCTTTTTTGGTAGCGGTTATGCCACCGAGAGGGTCTTCAACGATTCAAGAAGCATTACCAGAAGGGTTCGAAGAACGGATTAAAGGGCGTGGAATTGTTTGGGGAGGATGGGTGGAACAACCTTTGATATTGTCTCATCCATCAATAGGTTGCTTTGTGAACCATTGCGGGTTCGGTTCAATGTGGGAGTCTTTGGTTAGTGATTGCCAGATTGTGTTTATTCCACAATTGGTTGATCAAGTTCTCACAACGAGATTGTTGACCGAAGAACTCGAGGTCTCCGTGAAAGTAAAGAGAGATGAAATTACTGGTTGGTTTTCGAAGGAGAGCTTGAGGGATACGGTCAAATCTGTGATGGATAAAAATAGTGAGATTGGGAATCTAGTGAGGAGGAATCATAAGAAACTGAAGGAAACTTTGGTTAGTCCTGGATTGTTGAGTAGTTATGCTGATAAGTTTGTTGACGAATTAGAGAATCATATCCACAGTAAGAATTGA